A genome region from Microbacterium profundi includes the following:
- the nadA gene encoding quinolinate synthase NadA codes for MTLLPFPELTDPGNTDPSVDHAIRAIVGGASTDATCSTDLAEGPWTFDSRPGYGPGSSMGDVIPTGSPRQGELPVEYREADEADLDARIRAAKATLGDRVVVLGHFYQREEVVQHADYVGDSFQLANAALDRPEAEAIVFCGVHFMAETADLLSRPEQSVILPNLAAGCSMADMADIDQVEDCWEQLADVLGPLDVADDSGRVPVIPVTYMNSSAAIKGFVGRHGGIVCTSSNAETVLEWAFERGHRVLFFPDQHLGRNTAKAMGVALEQMPMWNPRRPLGGSSAEQLVDSRVILWHGFCSVHRRFTVGQIEQARAEHPGVRVIVHPECPMEVVDAADEAGSTDYIRRAIDAATEPTTFAIGTEINLVRRLAAQYPQHEIFCLDPVVCPCSTMYRIHPGYLAWVLEELVAGRVVNQISVAAGVATPARVALERMLAAKPRA; via the coding sequence ATGACCCTCCTGCCGTTCCCCGAACTCACCGACCCCGGCAACACCGACCCCTCCGTCGATCATGCCATCCGGGCGATCGTCGGCGGCGCCTCGACCGATGCCACCTGCAGCACCGACCTCGCCGAGGGGCCGTGGACATTCGACAGTCGGCCGGGCTACGGCCCTGGATCCTCGATGGGCGATGTCATCCCCACCGGCTCCCCGCGTCAGGGCGAGCTGCCGGTCGAGTACCGCGAGGCGGACGAGGCCGACCTGGATGCGCGCATCCGCGCCGCGAAGGCGACGCTCGGTGACCGCGTCGTCGTGCTCGGACACTTCTATCAGCGCGAAGAGGTCGTGCAGCACGCCGACTACGTGGGCGACTCCTTCCAGCTCGCGAACGCCGCGCTCGATCGCCCGGAGGCCGAGGCGATCGTGTTCTGCGGCGTGCACTTCATGGCCGAGACCGCTGACCTGCTCTCCCGTCCGGAGCAGTCGGTGATCCTCCCGAACCTCGCCGCCGGATGCTCGATGGCCGACATGGCCGACATCGACCAGGTCGAGGACTGCTGGGAGCAGCTCGCCGACGTGCTCGGGCCGCTCGACGTCGCCGATGACAGCGGGCGCGTGCCGGTGATCCCGGTGACGTACATGAACTCCTCCGCCGCGATCAAGGGCTTCGTCGGACGCCACGGCGGGATCGTCTGCACGTCGTCGAACGCCGAGACGGTGCTCGAGTGGGCGTTCGAGCGCGGACACCGCGTGCTCTTCTTCCCCGACCAGCACCTCGGCCGCAACACCGCCAAGGCCATGGGCGTCGCGCTCGAGCAGATGCCGATGTGGAACCCTCGTCGGCCGCTCGGCGGGTCCTCCGCAGAGCAGCTCGTCGACTCGCGCGTCATCCTGTGGCACGGATTCTGCTCGGTGCACCGCCGGTTCACCGTCGGGCAGATCGAGCAGGCACGCGCAGAGCACCCCGGCGTGCGGGTGATCGTGCACCCCGAATGCCCGATGGAGGTCGTCGACGCCGCGGATGAGGCCGGTTCCACCGACTACATCCGCCGCGCGATCGACGCCGCCACCGAGCCGACGACGTTCGCGATCGGCACCGAGATCAACCTGGTCAGGCGGCTCGCCGCCCAGTATCCGCAGCACGAGATCTTCTGCCTGGATCCCGTCGTCTGCCCCTGTTCGACGATGTACCGTATCCACCCGGGCTATCTCGCCTGGGTGCTCGAGGAACTCGTCGCCGGACGCGTCGTGAATCAGATCTCCGTGGCGGCCGGCGTGGCGACTCCCGCACGCGTCGCGCTGGAGCGGATGCTGGCAGCGAAGCCGCGCGCATGA
- the nadB gene encoding L-aspartate oxidase — translation MNIIVVGSGIAGLTGALHASEAGHAVTLVTKGALGDGCTPLAQGGVAGVYGAGDSPAVHAADTLSAGAGLSHVDAVNVLVGDGAARIAELIARGVAFDRAPDDTLQLGREAAHSHARIVHAGGDATGTEISRALIDQVRRGAVDIVEHAFLVDLLVDDGAVRGIRMLRHDALVDIESDAVILATGGAGQLYARTTNPIGATGDGIAAALRAGAEVADLEFMQFHPTVLAAGPAFLISEAVRGEGATLLDDEGRRFVFDAHPDGELAPRDVVSRAIARQAVMQQGPVLLDATMLGAVRLAERFPTIDRVTRERGFDWARGPIPVTPAAHYLMGGIVTDLDGRTSLPGLFAVGEVARTGVHGANRLASNSLLEGAVFGARAAAAAVGAAGSVVSARLRLAPLAQRVSSRSAAPRSLNDPQQNPQGSLSEHAPCGSLSERSETKRVERAEGETKRRKQLQQLMWDHAGLLRTYEGLTEALGTLRAWRAIAPAPTTLAEHEDANLLLLAEATASAALARTESVGAHHIDHEPALIGA, via the coding sequence ATGAACATCATCGTCGTCGGCTCCGGCATCGCCGGCCTCACGGGAGCGCTGCACGCATCCGAGGCGGGGCATGCGGTGACGCTCGTGACCAAAGGAGCGCTCGGCGACGGATGCACGCCGCTGGCGCAGGGCGGCGTGGCCGGTGTCTACGGCGCGGGTGACTCCCCCGCGGTGCACGCCGCCGACACTCTCAGCGCGGGCGCTGGGCTGTCACACGTCGACGCTGTCAACGTGCTGGTGGGCGATGGTGCGGCCCGCATCGCCGAGCTGATCGCACGCGGCGTCGCGTTCGACCGTGCCCCCGACGACACCCTGCAGCTCGGCCGTGAGGCCGCCCACAGCCACGCGCGCATCGTGCATGCGGGCGGCGATGCGACCGGCACAGAGATCTCCCGTGCGTTGATCGATCAGGTGCGACGGGGTGCGGTCGACATCGTCGAGCACGCCTTCCTGGTCGACCTCCTTGTCGACGACGGCGCGGTCCGCGGCATCCGGATGCTGCGCCACGACGCTCTCGTCGATATCGAATCGGATGCCGTGATCCTCGCGACCGGCGGCGCCGGGCAGCTGTACGCCCGCACGACGAACCCGATCGGTGCGACCGGCGACGGGATCGCCGCCGCGCTGCGCGCGGGCGCCGAGGTGGCGGACCTGGAGTTCATGCAGTTCCATCCGACTGTGCTCGCGGCGGGGCCGGCGTTCCTCATCTCCGAAGCCGTGCGCGGCGAAGGGGCGACGCTGCTCGACGACGAGGGCCGGCGATTCGTGTTCGACGCGCACCCCGACGGTGAACTCGCTCCTCGCGACGTCGTGTCGCGCGCGATCGCGAGGCAGGCCGTCATGCAGCAGGGTCCGGTGCTGCTCGATGCGACGATGCTCGGTGCTGTACGCCTGGCCGAGCGGTTCCCCACCATCGACCGGGTCACCCGCGAGCGAGGATTCGACTGGGCGCGCGGGCCGATCCCGGTGACGCCGGCCGCGCACTACCTGATGGGCGGCATCGTCACCGACCTCGACGGCCGCACTTCCCTACCCGGGCTGTTCGCGGTCGGCGAGGTCGCACGCACCGGGGTGCACGGTGCGAACCGCCTCGCGTCGAACTCGCTGCTAGAGGGGGCCGTGTTCGGCGCTCGCGCGGCTGCGGCTGCGGTGGGGGCTGCCGGTTCTGTCGTCTCTGCCAGGCTTCGACTCGCTCCGCTCGCTCAACGCGTTTCGTCTCGCTCGGCTGCGCCTCGCTCGCTCAACGACCCGCAACAGAACCCCCAAGGGTCGTTGAGCGAGCACGCACCCTGCGGGTCGTTGAGCGAGCGCAGCGAGACGAAACGCGTTGAGCGAGCCGAAGGCGAGACGAAACGACGCAAGCAGCTCCAGCAACTCATGTGGGATCACGCCGGGCTCCTGCGCACCTACGAAGGTCTGACCGAAGCCCTCGGCACGCTCCGCGCCTGGCGCGCCATTGCCCCTGCCCCAACCACCCTCGCAGAGCACGAAGACGCCAATCTCCTGCTGCTCGCGGAGGCCACGGCATCCGCCGCTCTCGCCCGCACCGAATCCGTCGGCGCGCACCATATCGACCACGAACCTGCCCTGATCGGAGCCTGA
- the nadC gene encoding carboxylating nicotinate-nucleotide diphosphorylase, whose amino-acid sequence MLTAATLTRIVGAALEEDAPWGDLTSTTLLPADATATADLTAREHGIFSGGDVFTAAFTLTDPTLTIDLHVGEGDEFAPGDVLATVSGSARSVLTAERVALNFTQRMSGIATLTAQYVKAVEGTAARIADTRKTTPGLRAFERHAVVSGGGSNHRYSLSDAVMAKDNHLAVLQRSGADLATALRAALSRLPHTAHVVVEVDRLDQIEAVLSGGAHTVLLDNFSLDDLRSGVALIGDRATVEASGGVDLDTVRAIAETGVDVISVGALTHSARALDLGLDVRIA is encoded by the coding sequence ATGCTCACCGCAGCCACCCTCACCCGCATCGTCGGGGCCGCCCTCGAAGAGGATGCCCCGTGGGGCGACCTCACCAGCACGACGCTGCTGCCGGCCGATGCCACCGCGACCGCCGACCTCACGGCCCGCGAGCACGGCATCTTCAGCGGCGGCGACGTGTTCACGGCGGCATTCACGTTGACCGATCCGACCCTCACGATCGACCTGCACGTCGGCGAGGGAGACGAGTTCGCGCCCGGTGACGTGCTCGCGACCGTGTCAGGCTCGGCGCGCAGCGTCCTCACCGCCGAGCGCGTGGCGCTCAACTTCACGCAGCGGATGAGCGGCATCGCGACGTTGACCGCCCAGTATGTGAAGGCCGTCGAGGGAACAGCTGCACGCATCGCCGACACCCGCAAGACGACGCCGGGGCTGCGCGCCTTCGAGCGGCACGCGGTCGTGTCCGGCGGCGGCAGCAATCACCGCTACTCGCTGTCGGATGCCGTGATGGCCAAGGACAACCATCTGGCCGTGCTGCAGCGATCAGGAGCCGATCTCGCAACGGCGCTGCGCGCAGCCCTGTCGCGCCTGCCGCACACAGCGCACGTCGTCGTCGAGGTCGACCGGCTCGACCAGATCGAGGCCGTGCTCTCCGGCGGCGCCCACACCGTGCTGCTCGACAACTTCTCGCTCGACGACCTGCGCTCAGGCGTCGCCCTGATCGGTGATCGTGCCACGGTCGAGGCATCCGGCGGCGTGGATCTCGACACCGTCCGGGCCATCGCCGAGACGGGCGTCGACGTCATCTCCGTCGGCGCGCTGACCCACTCCGCACGGGCTCTCGATCTCGGGCTGGATGTGCGGATCGCCTGA
- a CDS encoding cysteine desulfurase family protein, with protein MLYLDHAATSPVRPEVLDAMHPYLTGVFGNPSSHHTAGEAAASALDDARARVARVLGMRTGDVIFTAGGTEANNLAVKGIVLAALSRGRRHLVTTPIEHESILESADFLGRFHDVEVTHVAVTSAGRVTPDAVAEALRDDTALVSLGHANNEIGTVQDAAAIATLTAAAGVPLHLDAVQSAGWLPVTGLGADAISIAGHKLGAPKGIGALAVRGRVPLEPLLHGGGQERGRRSGTENVAGAVALAVALELAEAERESVAARVGAQTQRFIGGVLAAVPQAALTGDRENRLSGAASFTFAGTSGEAVLLELERRGVISSSGSACAAGSDEPSHVLLACGVAPEVAQTSVRFTFGRDSLPDDAPEQLAALVAAAVSAV; from the coding sequence ATGCTCTATCTCGACCACGCCGCCACATCTCCGGTTCGTCCGGAGGTGCTCGACGCCATGCACCCGTACCTGACGGGGGTCTTCGGCAATCCGTCGAGTCACCATACGGCGGGCGAAGCCGCGGCGAGCGCGCTGGACGACGCGAGGGCGCGGGTCGCCCGCGTACTGGGCATGCGGACGGGCGATGTGATCTTCACCGCCGGCGGAACCGAGGCGAACAACCTCGCGGTGAAGGGCATCGTGCTCGCCGCGCTCTCCCGCGGTCGGCGCCACCTCGTCACCACACCGATCGAGCACGAGTCGATACTCGAGTCCGCGGACTTCCTGGGTCGGTTCCACGACGTCGAAGTGACGCACGTGGCTGTCACGTCCGCTGGGCGTGTGACGCCGGATGCCGTGGCCGAGGCTCTCCGCGACGACACCGCGCTGGTCTCACTCGGGCACGCGAACAACGAGATCGGCACGGTGCAGGATGCCGCAGCCATCGCGACGCTGACCGCAGCCGCCGGGGTGCCGCTGCACCTCGATGCCGTGCAGTCGGCCGGGTGGCTGCCGGTCACCGGCCTCGGAGCGGATGCGATCTCGATCGCCGGGCACAAGCTCGGCGCCCCGAAGGGCATCGGTGCTCTGGCCGTGCGCGGACGCGTTCCGCTGGAGCCGCTGCTGCACGGCGGCGGGCAGGAGCGCGGGCGGCGCTCGGGAACCGAGAATGTCGCAGGAGCAGTCGCCTTGGCCGTGGCACTCGAGCTGGCCGAGGCGGAACGCGAATCGGTCGCCGCTCGTGTCGGCGCGCAGACGCAGCGGTTCATCGGCGGGGTACTCGCCGCGGTACCGCAGGCCGCGCTGACCGGGGACCGCGAGAACCGGCTGTCAGGCGCCGCGAGCTTCACCTTCGCCGGTACGAGCGGCGAGGCGGTGCTGTTGGAGTTGGAGCGGCGCGGCGTGATCTCGTCCAGCGGTTCGGCGTGCGCCGCGGGGAGCGATGAGCCTTCGCATGTGCTTCTCGCCTGCGGTGTGGCGCCCGAGGTCGCGCAGACCTCGGTGCGGTTCACGTTCGGGCGAGACTCCCTGCCGGATGACGCGCCGGAGCAGCTCGCGGCGCTCGTCGCTGCGGCGGTGTCGGCCGTCTGA